Within the Gammaproteobacteria bacterium genome, the region CTGCGCCGCGCCGGTCTCGGCGGTGGCCGGCAGCAGGATCGCGAATTCGTCGCCGCCGAAACGGGCGATCAGGTCCGTCGGCCGAAGATACTCGCGCAGCGTGCCGGCGACGGCCGCGAGCACACGGTCGCCGGCCGTGTGACCGTAGTGATCGTTGAAGCGCTTGAAGTTGTCGACGTCCACCATCATCAGGCACAGCGGCGTGTCGTCGAGCTGCGCGCGCTGAAGCTCGCGCTCGAACATGTCCTGCATCCAGCGCCGGTTGCCGAGACCGGTGAGCGCGTCCGTCATCGCGTTCTTCTCCGCGCGGCGCAGGACGCCCAGGCTGTTCGCGATGTACTCGTTGTCCGACCGCACGCGCTCCGAGAGCACGACGAGCAAGTTTTTCGCGAACATGTGCGAGCGGTCGACCATCTGCCAGAGAATGCCGTGGCTGATGACCATAAGGTGCGATGCCTCGACGGCGATCACGTAGGCGGAAGGGTCCTTATCGTCGATCAGCGACATCTCGCCGGCACACGAGCCCGGCACCAGATCGGCGATCTTCGGCGCGTTCGGCCCGCCGAGGTGCACGGCGAGCTGTCCGCTCAGGACGACGTACACGCACTGGTTGTTCCGATCGGGCGAAAGGAGCACGTCGCCCTTCTTGACGTCCATTCGCCCGCAGCGCGCGAGCAGGTCGCCCATCGCCTCGGCATCGACGCCGCGAAACAAGGCGATGCTGTTCAAGAGCGAGCGCTTGAAGTCGGAGTCGACCCCCTGCGCCAGCGAATCGATGCTGACGGTATTCATCGGCCTCGGGGCATCCCTACGGCCGATCGTACTGAAGGCTCGGGCGGCCGAGCGTGACGCAGTTGGCACTCCCCCTCCAGTTGGACGCTCAACCCGGCACGGCGCCGCTCGACGCGGGAAGGCGCCGCTCGACGCGGGAAGGCGCCGCTCAACGCGGGAAGGTGCCGCTCGCCGTCGGCTGCGCAGCGCGCTGCCGCTCGAGCGCCCACGCGACGTGCTCGCGCACGATCGGCGATCGGTCGTGGCGGCGTGCGTCGAGCGCCGCGACGATCCGCGGATCGGGCGGCGCATTGCCGAGCGCGACGGCGATGTTCCGCAGCCAGCCTTCGTAGCCGGCGCGGCGGATCGCGCTGCCTTCGGTCCGCTTCGACCACTCTTCCTCGGTCCACGCGAAAAGCTCGACGAGGTCGGCCGAGTCGAGGCCGTGCCGCGGTGCGAAATCCGCGAGCGCCGCGGGCTTCGCGAACTTGTTCCACGGACAGAAGAGCTGGCAGTCGTCGCAGCCGAAGATGCGGTTGCCGATCGCCGGGCGCAGCGTCTCGGGGATAGGCCCGCGCAGCTCGATCGTGAGGTACGAGATGCAGCGGCGGGCGTCGAGCTCGTACGGCGCGACGATCGCTCCGGTAGGGCACACGTCGAGACACGCGGTGCAGCTGCCGCAGTGGGCCGTCACCGGCGCGTCGACCGGCAGCGGCAGGTCCGTGAAGATCTCGCCCAAGAAGAACCACGAGCCCGCGTCGCGGTCGAGCAGGTTCGTATGCTTGCCTATCCATCCGAGGCCCGCGTTCCGCGCGAGCGCCTTCTCGAGGACCGGCGCGCTGTCGGTAAAGACCCGGTAGCCGAACGGACCGATTTGCTCCTCGATCGACGCGGCGAGGCGCTGCAGCCGTCTCCGGAGCACCTTGTGGTAGTCGCGGCCGAGCGCGTACCGCGAGATGTAGGCGCGGCGGGGATCGCCGAGCGTTTCCTTCGCGTCCGCGGCTTGCGCCGGCCAGTAGTCCATGCGCGCGGAGATGACTCGGACCGTGCCCGGCACGAGCTCGGCAGGCCGCGATCGCTTTCGCCCGTGCCGTGCCATGTAGTCGAGCGCGCCGTGCCGGCCGAGCGCGAGCCAGCGCTCGAGGCGGGCCTCGTCCTCGCGCAGATCGATGCCCGCGATTCCGATCTTGCCGAAGCCGAGCGCCGCGGCACGCGCGCGAATCTCGGCCGCGAGATCGTTCAAGGCTTGCGGGCTCGGCGCTGTCGGGGTCATGCGGATTCGGTGCGGTCGTGGCGGGGAAGGGCGCACCACCGGGCTCAGTATAATGATTCGATGGTGCGCCTCCGCGACAACTTGCCGCGAGCCGTCTATACGGCGGCGCAGGTTCGAGAGATCGACCGGATCGCGATCGAGGAGCGCGGAATCGCGGGCTACGACCTGATGTGCCGCGCCGGCCACGCGGCGCTCGCGGTGCTGAAGGCGCGCTGGCCGGACGCGCACAAGATCGCCGTGTACTGCGGCGCGGGCAACAACGCCGGCGACGGGTACGTGCTCGCGCGGCTCGCCCGTGCGGCCGGAATGTCCGTGCGCCTCGAGGCCGCGGTGCCGCCGGTGCAGTTGCGCGGCGACGCGCGTCTCGCTTGGGAAGATTGCCGGGACGCGGGCGTCGCGGCCGAGCCGCTCGAGCCGGCCGATCCGGGCGGGGCGCATTTCGTGCCCGACGTGATCGTCGACGCGTTGCTCGGCACCGGCCTCTCGCGTCCGCTCGAAGGCGCGTTCGCCGCGGCCGTGCGGCACCTCAACGCGTCGGGCGCGCCGGTTCTCGCGCTCGACGTTCCGTCCGGGCTCGACGCCGATACGGGAAAGGCGCTCGGAGATGCGGTGCGCGCCGCGGCGACCGTCACGTTCGTCGCGCTGAAGCAAGGGCTCTTTCTCGGCGATGCGCCCGATTATCGCGGCGCGCTCGAGTTCGCGGATTTGATGATTCCGCCGGACGTCGCGCACGGGCTCGAGCCCGTCTTCGAG harbors:
- a CDS encoding GGDEF domain-containing protein, with translation MNTVSIDSLAQGVDSDFKRSLLNSIALFRGVDAEAMGDLLARCGRMDVKKGDVLLSPDRNNQCVYVVLSGQLAVHLGGPNAPKIADLVPGSCAGEMSLIDDKDPSAYVIAVEASHLMVISHGILWQMVDRSHMFAKNLLVVLSERVRSDNEYIANSLGVLRRAEKNAMTDALTGLGNRRWMQDMFERELQRAQLDDTPLCLMMVDVDNFKRFNDHYGHTAGDRVLAAVAGTLREYLRPTDLIARFGGDEFAILLPATAETGAAQTADRIREQLIARSPASLPSPVTISVGLSAARAEDTLDDLVGRADAAMYAAKEAGRNRVCVH
- the queG gene encoding tRNA epoxyqueuosine(34) reductase QueG, with the translated sequence MTPTAPSPQALNDLAAEIRARAAALGFGKIGIAGIDLREDEARLERWLALGRHGALDYMARHGRKRSRPAELVPGTVRVISARMDYWPAQAADAKETLGDPRRAYISRYALGRDYHKVLRRRLQRLAASIEEQIGPFGYRVFTDSAPVLEKALARNAGLGWIGKHTNLLDRDAGSWFFLGEIFTDLPLPVDAPVTAHCGSCTACLDVCPTGAIVAPYELDARRCISYLTIELRGPIPETLRPAIGNRIFGCDDCQLFCPWNKFAKPAALADFAPRHGLDSADLVELFAWTEEEWSKRTEGSAIRRAGYEGWLRNIAVALGNAPPDPRIVAALDARRHDRSPIVREHVAWALERQRAAQPTASGTFPR